CGCGACCTGCTCACGCAGCTCATGATCGGCGCCCGCATCGCCCTCCTCGTCGGGCTCGGCTCCGTCGCGATCGCCGCGCTCCTCGGGGTCATCCTGGGCCTCGTCGCGGCGTTCGCGCGCCCGTGGATCGACGACACGCTGTCGGCTGCGCTGGACGTCGTCATCGCGTTCCCCGTGCTGCTCCTGGCCATGCTCGTCGTGGCCGTGCAGGGAGCGTCGCTGTGGTCGGCGATCCTCGCGATCGGGCTCGCGATGTCGGCCGTCGTCGCGCGGCTGACGCGCATCCTCGCCCGTCGGGTGCTGCAGGAGCAGTTCGTCACGGCGGCGCGCACGAGCGGGACGCGCTGGCCGGGCATCGTCGTCTTCCACGTGCTCCCCCACATCGCCCCGACGCTGGGCGTCAACCTCGCCCTCCAGTTCGGCGCCGCCGTCCTCGCGGAGTCGAGCCTGTCGTACCTCGGACTCGGCGCGCCGCCGCCCAACGCGTCCTGGGGCCGCCTGCTGCAGGAGGCGCAGGGCACCGTGCTCACCGCCCCCGCCGGGGCGATCGCGCCGGGGATCGCCCTGGTCGTCCTCGTCCTGGGCGTCAACTTCATCGCCGACGGTCTCCGCGACGTGGGCGATCCGACGCGGAGGAGGGCACGATGAGCCTGCTCGAGATCTCCGGCCTCACCGTCGCGGCGTCCGGCAAGCGGCTCGTCGACGACGTCACGTTCGCCCTGTCGGCGGGGGATCGTCTCGGCGTGATCGGCGAGTCGGGGTCGGGGAAGTCGGTGACCTCTCTCGCCGTCATGGGGCTTCTCGCCGACTCGCTCACGGCATCCGGATCCGTACTCCTCGAGGGCACGCAGGTGATCGGAGCGCCCGATCGCGCCCTGCGCCCCCTCCGCGGCCGGATCGCCGGGATCGTCTTCCAGGAGCCCCGGACCGCGCTCGACCCGCTCATGCGCGTCGGACGGCAGATCGCCGAGCCGATGCGGCGTCACCTCGGTCTGCGCGGCCAGGCGCTGAAGGACGCCGTGCGCGGATCGCTCGCGGAGGTCGCGCTCTCCGAGCCGCGGATCGCCCGGGCGTTCCCGCATGAGCTCTCGGGCGGACAACGCCAGCGCGTGGCGATCGCGGTCGCGCTCGCCGCGCGGCCGGAGCTGCTCGTCGCCGACGAGCCGACGACGGCCCTCGACGTCACCGTGCAGGACGAGATCCTCACGCTTCTCGACCGGGTCGTCGCAGAGCGCGGGATGGGTCTGCTCTTCGTCAGCCACGATCTCGCGGTCGTCGCGCGGATGACGGACCGGGTCGTCGTCATGCAGCGCGGGAGAGCGGTCGAGCAGGGCGCGGTGGAGCGGATCGTCTCGGCGCCGGAGCACCCGTACACCGCGTCGCTCGTCGCGAGCGCCCGTGCGCTCGACTCCGCCCTCGACGGGGTCTCCCTCGGCGGGCGGCCGAAGGAGGGGGACGGACGATGAGCATCCTCGAGCTCCGCGACGCGAGCTTCTCCTACGGCTCGCGCACGGTCGTCGACGACGTGTCCCTCGGCGTCTCGGAAGGGGAGACCGTCGGGCTCGTCGGCGAATCGGGCGCGGGGAAGTCGACGATCCTGTCGATGCTGCTGGGCCTCGCCGCTCCCCGCGCCGGCACGGTCCTCTTCGACGGCGTGCCTCTGGACGTCCGCGACAGGCATGCCATGCGGCGCTTCCGGGCGAGCGTGCAGACGGTCTTCCAGGACCCGTACTCGTCGCTCGATCCTCGGCAGCGCGTCGACCGCATCGTGGGAGAGCCGCTGCGATCGCTGGGCGTCGCGCGGGGCGACGAGGCGCGTCGTGCGGCGGCGGACGCCCTCGCCTCCGTCGGGCTGGACGACGACGCGCTCGGGCGCTATCCGCACGAGTTCTCGGGCGGGCAGCGCCAGCGCATCGCCATCGCGCGCGCGATCGTGTCGAAGCCGCGGGTGCTGCTCGCGGACGAGCCGGTGAGCGCGCTCGACGTCACCACGCGGATCCAGGTGATCGCGCTGCTGGACGAACTGCGGCGGGCATCGGGGCTCGCGCTCGTGATGGTCTCGCACGATCTCAGCGCCGTCGCCGCCGTGTGCGAGCGGACGATCGTGCTGAGAGGGGGCCGCATCGTCGAGGCGGGGTCGACGCGAGACGTCCTCGACGCCCCCCGCACGGACTACGCCCGGGCTCTCGTCTCGGCCGTGCCGCGGCTGCCGCGCTGAGCCGCCCCGCCGGGGCGATGCCCCGGCGGGGCGGGCCCGAGGATCACGCGGAGGCGAGGTCCTTGACGTTGATGACCGCGCGGCCGGTGATGCGGCCGCCGCGCATGTCGTCGAACACCTCGTTGATCTCGCCGAACGCGTGCTCCGTGGCGATCGTGTGGACCTTGCCGCGGGCCGCGAAGTCGAGCGCCTCCGCCAGATCGGCGCGCGTGCCGACGATCGAGCCGCGCAGCGTGATCCCCTTGAGCACCGTGTTGAAGATGTTCACGGGGAAGTCGCCGGAGGGCAGGCCGTTGATCGCGACGGTGCCGCCGCGGCGCACCATGTCCATCGCCTGCGCGAAGGCGATGGGGCTGGGCGCGGTGACGAGCACGCCGTGCGTGCCGCCGAGCTCGCGCTGGAGGTACTCCGCCGGGTTCTGCTCACGGGCGTTGATCGTGATCGTCGCGCCGAGCTTCCGGGCCAGCTCGAGCTTGTCGTCGCCGACATCCACGGCGGCGACGTTGAGGCCCATGGCGACGGCGTACTGCACGGCGAGGTGACCGAGTCCGCCGACGCCGGAGACGGTCACCCACTCGCCGGGCCGCGCCTCGGTGACCTTCAGCCCCTTGTAGACGGTGACGCCCGCGCACAGGATCGGCGCGATCGTGACGGGGTCCACGCCCTCCGGGATGATGCCGGCGTAACGCGCGTCGACCAGCATGTACTCGCCGAACGAGCCGTCGACGCTGTAGCCGCCGTTCTTCTGCTTCTCGCAGAGGGTCTCGCGGCCCGTGAGGCAGAAGACGCACTCGCCGCACGCGCTCCACAGCCAGGCGTTCCCGATGTGGTCGCCGACCTCGACGTTGGTGACCTGGTCGCCGATCGCGACGACCGTGCCGTGCCCTTCGTGGCCCGGGATGAACGGAGGATTCGGCTTCACCGGCCAGTCGCCCTCGATGGCGTGGAGATCGGTGTGGCAGACGCCCGTGTAGTCGACCTTGACGAGCGCCTCGTGCGGACCCGGCTCGGGGATGCGCACCTCGTCGAGCGTCAGCGGCGCGCCGAACTCGTGGACGACCGCGGCGAGCATGGTGTCGGACATGGAGTGGTCCTTCTTCCTTGTGGTTCGAGTGATCGGGCACGTCGTCGCCCCTCGCTCCGGATTCGGGTCAGCGGCGACGCGGCCACGGAGCGAGCGTACACAAATCGTATTTATTTAGCTCGGCATCGAGATAGTTTTCTCTCGACGTCGAGATGATTCGACGACCTGCCCGCCCGCGGTGACATCTCCTCCCCACCCCTCGCATGCGCGATGCCTGCGAGGATGTCGTCATGCCCCGTCCCGCTCGCGTCGACCCCTCGGACAGCAAGACCGAGCGGGTCTACGAGCACATCGTCGCGAGGCACGCGCGCGGCGACTACCCGGCGGGTCGTCGCCTCGTCATCTCGCGGATCGCGGAGGAGGTCGGCGTGAGCCCCGTGCCCGTCCGCGAGGCGCTTCGACGGCTCGAGGCGGACCGGATCGTGGAGTACACGCACCAGAACGGCTTCCGCATCCGCCGCCTCGACGCCGACGACCTGATCCACGCGCTGGAGGCGCACGGCGTCGTCGAGGCCGCGGCCGTCGCACTCGCCGCGCCGCGGCTTCGGCCGGCCGACATCGCCCGGCTGCGGAGGCTCAACGCGAGAGTCGCCGCCGCGGAGAGCCACGACGCGTTCGCCGCGGAGAGCATCGCGTTCCACCGGGCACTGGTGGCGGCGTGTCCCAACGCCCACCTGCTCGACATGATGGAGCAGGACGGGACGGCGCTGCGCGCCGCCGTCGTGGTCACGACACCCGCACGTGCGGAGCGGGTCGTCGCGGAGCACGACGCCCTGCTGGACCTCATCGAGGCGGGGGCGAGCGCCGCGGAGGTCGAGGCGCTCGCGCGCGCGCACCGGCTGCGCACGGTCGACGCGTATCGGGAGAGCGCGACGTCCCGACGCGGGTCCGTCATCCCTTGACGGCGCCGCCGAGGATGCCCCTGATGAAGGAGCGCTGGAGCGCGAGCGCGACCACGACGGGGACCGCCATCGCGAGCACGGCTCCCGCCGTCACGATGCCGAGGCCGCCGCCGGTCGACTGCACGAGCCCGGCGACCTGCACGGTCGCCGGCGCGACCGAGGCGCTCCCGCCCAGGAACAGCAGGGGGATGAGCAGGTCGTTCCACGACCACATGAACTGCATGATCGCCAGTGCGGCGAGAACGGGCACGGAGGTGGGGATCACCATCTGGAAGAACGTGCGGACCGTGCCCGCCCCGTCGAGGGAGGCCGCCTCGATGATCTCCTCCGGGAAGGCGCGGAAGAAGCCGTAGAGCAGGTAGATCCCGAACGGCACGACGAAGCCCACCTGGTAGATCCAGACGCCCGGTATCTGGCCGATCAGTCCGAGCTCGCGGAACACGCGCAGCAGCGGGACGAGCGTGAGCTGCGGAGGCACGACGATCAGCGCGACCGCGAAGAGCAGGAGCGTCACGCGGCCGCGAAAGCGCATCCGCGCGAGCGCATAGGCCCCGATCGCGCTGACCAGGACGGTGATGACCGTGGTCGGCACGGTGATGAGCAGGCTGTTGACGAGGCTCCGGCCCAGGCCGCCGACGTCGATCGCGTCGGCGTAGTTGCGCAGGGTGAACAGCGGATCGACGAAGGCCGTCCACCACCCGGTCACCGCCGAGTCGTTCCCCGTGCGGAAGGAGTACACCAGGAGGCCGGCGATCGGGACGACCCACATGATCGCGACCGCGACGAGGACGACGTGGACCAGCGCTCGCCGCGGCGAGAACGCCCGGCGTCGACGGGAGGTGGTGAGCATGACTAGCGCTCCGCTCGGAACTGTCGGACGTTCGCGACGATGACGGGGACGGCCGCGAGGAGGAGGACGATCGCGATCGCCGCCGCATGACCGTACTCGCGTGCCCGGAAGAGCTCGGAGTACATCCGGTTGGCGATGACGTCGGTGTTGAACGCGCCGTTCGTCATCGTGTAGACGATGTCGAACACCTTCAGCGAGAAGATCACCTGGGTGGTGTACACGACGCTGACGGTCGGGGCGATCTGTGGAAGGGTGACGTGCCAGAACGCCCCGAACGGCCCGGTCCCGTCGAGCTGCGCGGCCTCGAGCGTCGAGGAGTCGACGTTCTTGATGGCCGACGAGAGCATGACCATCG
This window of the Microbacterium sp. AB genome carries:
- a CDS encoding ABC transporter permease yields the protein MSAVVAQTIAETAPARRRGRRTTLVLGLVFTGAVVALAVVSLLWLPYDQSDTSGGRLEGPTGAHPLGTDKLGRDLLTQLMIGARIALLVGLGSVAIAALLGVILGLVAAFARPWIDDTLSAALDVVIAFPVLLLAMLVVAVQGASLWSAILAIGLAMSAVVARLTRILARRVLQEQFVTAARTSGTRWPGIVVFHVLPHIAPTLGVNLALQFGAAVLAESSLSYLGLGAPPPNASWGRLLQEAQGTVLTAPAGAIAPGIALVVLVLGVNFIADGLRDVGDPTRRRAR
- a CDS encoding ABC transporter ATP-binding protein, translating into MSLLEISGLTVAASGKRLVDDVTFALSAGDRLGVIGESGSGKSVTSLAVMGLLADSLTASGSVLLEGTQVIGAPDRALRPLRGRIAGIVFQEPRTALDPLMRVGRQIAEPMRRHLGLRGQALKDAVRGSLAEVALSEPRIARAFPHELSGGQRQRVAIAVALAARPELLVADEPTTALDVTVQDEILTLLDRVVAERGMGLLFVSHDLAVVARMTDRVVVMQRGRAVEQGAVERIVSAPEHPYTASLVASARALDSALDGVSLGGRPKEGDGR
- a CDS encoding ABC transporter ATP-binding protein — encoded protein: MSILELRDASFSYGSRTVVDDVSLGVSEGETVGLVGESGAGKSTILSMLLGLAAPRAGTVLFDGVPLDVRDRHAMRRFRASVQTVFQDPYSSLDPRQRVDRIVGEPLRSLGVARGDEARRAAADALASVGLDDDALGRYPHEFSGGQRQRIAIARAIVSKPRVLLADEPVSALDVTTRIQVIALLDELRRASGLALVMVSHDLSAVAAVCERTIVLRGGRIVEAGSTRDVLDAPRTDYARALVSAVPRLPR
- the adhP gene encoding alcohol dehydrogenase AdhP, which gives rise to MSDTMLAAVVHEFGAPLTLDEVRIPEPGPHEALVKVDYTGVCHTDLHAIEGDWPVKPNPPFIPGHEGHGTVVAIGDQVTNVEVGDHIGNAWLWSACGECVFCLTGRETLCEKQKNGGYSVDGSFGEYMLVDARYAGIIPEGVDPVTIAPILCAGVTVYKGLKVTEARPGEWVTVSGVGGLGHLAVQYAVAMGLNVAAVDVGDDKLELARKLGATITINAREQNPAEYLQRELGGTHGVLVTAPSPIAFAQAMDMVRRGGTVAINGLPSGDFPVNIFNTVLKGITLRGSIVGTRADLAEALDFAARGKVHTIATEHAFGEINEVFDDMRGGRITGRAVINVKDLASA
- a CDS encoding GntR family transcriptional regulator; this translates as MPRPARVDPSDSKTERVYEHIVARHARGDYPAGRRLVISRIAEEVGVSPVPVREALRRLEADRIVEYTHQNGFRIRRLDADDLIHALEAHGVVEAAAVALAAPRLRPADIARLRRLNARVAAAESHDAFAAESIAFHRALVAACPNAHLLDMMEQDGTALRAAVVVTTPARAERVVAEHDALLDLIEAGASAAEVEALARAHRLRTVDAYRESATSRRGSVIP
- a CDS encoding carbohydrate ABC transporter permease, which encodes MLTTSRRRRAFSPRRALVHVVLVAVAIMWVVPIAGLLVYSFRTGNDSAVTGWWTAFVDPLFTLRNYADAIDVGGLGRSLVNSLLITVPTTVITVLVSAIGAYALARMRFRGRVTLLLFAVALIVVPPQLTLVPLLRVFRELGLIGQIPGVWIYQVGFVVPFGIYLLYGFFRAFPEEIIEAASLDGAGTVRTFFQMVIPTSVPVLAALAIMQFMWSWNDLLIPLLFLGGSASVAPATVQVAGLVQSTGGGLGIVTAGAVLAMAVPVVVALALQRSFIRGILGGAVKG